A DNA window from Aspergillus nidulans FGSC A4 chromosome V contains the following coding sequences:
- the fbp1 gene encoding fructose 1,6-bisphosphate 1-phosphatase (transcript_id=CADANIAT00003470), whose translation MTTNSTGNGGAVGQENINTDIVTLSRFFTEEQTKVPEATGDFTLLCHALQFSFKSIAYYIRRASLINLTGLAGSSNTTGDDQKKLDVIGNDLFVSAMRTSGKCRILVSEEEEEAIIFDEHPNARYAVVCDPIDGSSNLDAGVSVGTIFGIFRLPDDILGPGKKVTAKDVLLPGTEMVAAGFTMYGASAQLVITMKNGGVNGFTLENSLGEFILTHPNMKLPPSRAIYSVNEGNSMYWDDWCNAYFDSLKRPGEGKKPYSARYIGSMVADAYRTLLYGGVFAYPADSKSPKGKLRILYECAPMAMVFENAGGKAVNSRMERLLSVQPESIHDKSGVFLGSRDEVQKVIDTYNKYKK comes from the exons ATGACTACAAACAGCACTGGCAACGGCGGCGCTGTCGGACaagagaatatcaacacTGATATCGTCACACTCTCTCGATTCTTCACGGAAGAACAAACCAAGGTCCCCGAGGCCACTGGTGACTTCAC ACTCCTCTGCCACGCGCTCCAATTCTCCTTCAAATCCATCGCCTACTATATTCGTCGTGCCTCGTTAATCAACCTGACCGGTCTCGCCGGTTCCTCAAACACAACCGGTGATGACCAGAAAAAGCTGGACGTTATTGGAAATGACCTCTTCGTGTCCGCTATGCGCACATCCGGCAAATGccgcatcctcgtctccgaggaggaggaagaagcgaTCATCTTTGACGAACACCCCAATGCCCGCTACGCTGTAGTCTGCGATCCCATTGACGGCTCTTCCAACCTTGACGCTGGCGTCTCGGTCGGTACCATCTTTGGCATCTTCAGGCTCCCTGACGACATCCTCGGCCCTGGGAAGAAGGTCACAGCCAAGGACGTGCTCCTCCCAGGTACCGAAATGGTTGCCGCGGGCTTCACCATGTACGGCGCCTCAGCCCAACTCGTCATCACGATGAAGAACGGCGGCGTCAATGGATTCACTCTCGAGAACTCTCTGGGCGAGTTCATCCTCACACACCCCAACATGAAGTTGCCCCCCAGCCGCGCGATCTACTCCGTCAACGAGGGTAACAGCATGTACTGGGACGACTGGTGCAACGCCTACTTTGACTCTCTTAAGCGTCCCGGTGAGGGCAAGAAGCCCTACAGCGCGCGTTATATCGGTTCCATGGTTGCAGACGCTTACCGTACTCTGCTCTACGGTGGAGTCTTCGCTTACCCGGCCGACTCGAAGAGCCCCAAGGGCAAGCTGCGTATCCTGTACGAGTGTGCgcccatggccatggtcttCGAGAATGCAGGCGGAAAGGCCGTTAACTCACGCATGGAGCGCCTTCTCTCTGTTCAGCCGGAGTCTATCCACGACAAGAGCGGTGTTTTCCTCGGCTCTCGGGACGAGGTGCAGAAGGTCATCGATACATACAACAAATACAAGAAATAA